The region CTGATGTCAAGTTCAAAATGTAAGAGCTCCTAAATTTGCAACCTACGATCATCTAACATATCGATTGCAGCTGTATCATATGTATGTTTTTCACTATGATATTGAGACTGAGACATCGCATAAATGCCAGTTTTTGCTACCATCCATTGTTTGTAAACGTATGAAGATTAAACTATAGATATTGAATTCCAGAACACGAGCATTCGGCTCAACCTTTAGTTCGCCGCTCAATTAACTCCCAATATTTCTGCCCCATTCCGAACCGGCAGTATccagtataaaaaaattagtattCTTTTCACTCCACATCAAATCGAGAGAGAGTTAACAAATCTCGGAAGctcaaaaattaaattttaccTAGCTTCTCAATCACGAATCAATTAATTTAACAATCAAATCTTCATCTTAACAGTCCTTAACACAAACACATTCCAACTACGAGCACTATCAAAACCTAAAACTTGAACAGCCATTCTCGACAGTGGCGGCAATTCAAAACCCCAAAACTAACCGGAGAAGAAAGCATTGGCGAATACAAATCGAAATTGCAATTAAACTGAGAATGAATAAGCATGTTGATCGCACCTTTCAACATGGCTGCGGATAAGTTGGGTGAGGAAAAGATCGAAGCTTTACTGTGTGTCGTGTGTGTTTCTTTAGCTTGCGCTGAAGGGCAACTGATTCTTGAGATAGATATAAAAAAAGTGACAAAAAATTTGTGTTGCCCGTTTAGGACTTTAATTTAGAATTCAGTAATTCAATTAGATTTagtgacaaaaataaaaaaaagtgagctttacaaaaatataaaaaaagtgagCTTTACAATGGAATGATTTTATTTACAAGAATTTAGAAAAAAAGATTTTTGACTTTTGAGACCCCACAATTTAGGTAGttcaaaacaaaaaattgtaaaattgcAATACTAGACAATTGTAATGTTAATCGaaacaattaaatattgaaagtACATCTTTGTTGAAATTACATTAGATTTCAATGTGTATTTAATTAGCTAAAAAAAACTGCTAAAAAAACCCCAAATTCAACCATTGTTGGTCGATTTCCATGGGTTGAACACtggtaaaaaaaattcagtCTTTACAATTCCGCCTCGATTAAATCTCACCAACGCCGCAAAAATCGAGGGGAAGCCTCGAACCAATGTACGGAGCATCAGGAAAAATGggccgcggcggcggcggcgggaagAGGAACATTCACGCGCCGCCAACTGGTCGCCCTACCGCCGCCGCCCGCCTCTCCATGGGCGGAGGTCCACGCGGACGCGGTGGGCCGCCGGCGTCGTCCCCGTCGACCTCCTCGCTGCAGGTGGAGGAGAGCTTCAGCCTTGTCAGGGAGAAACCTTTGAATTTTGGGATGGCAATAAAGCTGACGACTGACCTTGTGGAGGAGATCAAGCGCGTGGAGGCGCAGGGTGGTGCCGCGTGCATCAAGTTCGGCGCCAATGCTAGTGGGAATGTGAgttttttggatttaattcacGGCATTCTAGTTGAATTTGTGGTTGGTTGTTTTTGGGGAAGAGGTTTTAGCTGAAAATGAAGAGTAATTTGGATCGAAAAGGGGATGTTTTGTGATTAATTGCTCTAGTGTTTTTTGTGATCAATTACTCTAGTGTTTTTTGTGATCAATTGCTCTAGTTTTGTATTGGATTTTTGCTTTGGGCTGATGGCCACCTACATTGAAGCATGGTGATAGGGTTTAGCTGCAAATTTGAGCTTTGAATGTATTCTGAGTTCCATATGCCATGCTGGAATTAGGTGGTTAGCAcagattttttttgaatttcttttaatttggtGATTTCTTATACCGTCTATCGTTTGATAGGTATCAGTTAAGCATAAATTGCTTAGTTTTGAGCTTAGTATATTTGAGAAACACAGTGAATTTGGTAATGGAAGAAAAGAACGAAGAAAGGAAGTGTCTTTGATGACTTTGAGTATGAGTAATTGAGTATTACTCCCCCCATTCATCTAATATACAGGAAGTAAAATTTATACGGTTATAATGCTAAGTAGGATGATACAGTTTTTTATTGACATTTTGACACTGCTGCATAACAGCATaagatatactactattatctgAAGTTGATTTCACAAGATAGATATGAGATTGCAAAGTTTGGACTTTGACTTTGATTACAATACAGCATTTAAATGCTTAGTGCTCGTATATTTTCTTCCAATAGGTTATTCAAGTAGGGGACAAAACCATCAAATTCACTTGGTCCAGGGAGCCAGGGGACTTATGTGACATATATGAAGAACGTCAGAGTGGCGATGATGGAAATGGCTTGCTTGTAGAGTCAGGAGGAACATGGCGTAAGGTTAATGTAGAGCGAGAATTAGACGAATCAACTAAAAATCATGTCAAAAGACTGTCAGAAGAAGCCGAGCGCAAGATGAAAGCACGAAAGTAAGTATTGTTTCTCGGAATTTTTCATGCTGTCAGAATTAGCTCAACCTTCACTGACTTCTCAGATGGACataaattttagtactttttacttattaataatataatgaTTTGCATTAATGGGAGCCAAAATGAAGATTCTGTATAACCTGGCACAATCCTGCTGCTCACTTACCTGATGATATTAGTGGGTTGTTATCCTAAAAAATTCATGCTTCTCtgagaaaaatgattttttttttcgttgGGGGGAGGGATGGCTGGTGAGTTTGGTCGACTGGGATACAATACATAATGATGTGTGTGATTTTTGAAGACACTACAATGATTAGTTCAAACCTAACTTGTTGCCATTCAGCATGGTTCCATGGGTCCAAAGTTGAACTTATTCCTATCAGTTTGCTTCTTTAATCCTTTTCTTTTCGTGATAATAGAGCAATTGTGTTAGATCATCAGAATTCAGCTATGAAGAATCAAATGAAGGCATTTGCTGCTTCCGAGTGTAAGTGGTTTTTAATTACAATGCAGGTTCTCTTTGTCAGTTTCTCcacaatttttacttttttaggtTTGGTTGTCAGTTACTACTGCTTACTACTGAAGTGGATATTGTTTTCAGTAAACAGCCACAGTTCTGAACATctgataaggctaattgccTAATCAGGGGTTTCCCCTTTAGAATGTCATCTTCGCTAAAAAAATCATGATTTAAGACCAACTGGTCAACTACTAAATTTAAGGACAGTAATCCGCAATTGACTCTGTAACTAGTAAAGGTTGATAGATGACAGTCATGAGATGAGATGGAAGGAGTACAGAAGAACAACATTCTGCAGTTTTATGAGTGACTGTTACCAGCTTTATGTTTGACTCTGTGTAATTCTGTTCCAGCTACTCCGTGGAAAAGTTTCAAAAATCGGAAAGAACCTCCTTTCAAGAAGCCAAAATGTGAATCAACTCCAGGTAAATTGTAGGATGTAACTTGAAATATTCTAGACATGAATCAAATCATGATTTAGAAGTTTGGCAACTGAGAGATTTCTGTATTTGGCTTTGTTACTGTTAATATATTTACCTTAATCCATATTCATGGTAACAGCTGCTGGACCTCCGAAATCTGTTTTCAAGCCTATATCAAATCTTTCTAAGGGCAGGCTCTCTTCTAGCTCACCTTTATCTTCCCAACCAAAGCAACTTGGCCCTTCAATGTCTCCAGTAGGAATTGGTGACCCCGTGAAGGGACAAACTGGTGTCTCAGATTTTGCAGCAACTCAAAATCTGGATAAAGCTTTGAGCTCTGAAAAAGATACAGTCAACAGAAGGAATAATACCATCAGCGACAGATCTAAGTTCAATTGGAATGATGAAGCCAAACCTACTGATTTGAGAAATCTGATTACTTCTCTACTCCTGGAGAATCAATCTTCAGGAATGAGCCTAAAGGTATGCTGACGTTTAAACAATTTTTTGTCACTATTATGTTACTCCAATCTCCCCCCAAACCAAAACTCAAATGACATGGAAGGAGGGAGCCACAAATACAAGAGGAGTATGCACTTAATATAGAAAGTCAAAATCAATTCCCAATTCGTAGTTTCCTTCCACCTTTTGGCGGAATATCCTCTTGATGTTTTTTCTTTGTCAGGCCTTGGAGAGGGCTGTCGAAAATGCTATACCCAACTCAGCTTGGAAAATTGAGCCCATACTGAAACAAGTACGTGAATAATATTCTTGATAACAATGGTTAGAGAGACTTGTAAATGTTTATGCTTATCTAATTTTTGGCGACAGATTGCGAGTTGTCAAGCACCTGGGAGATATTTCCTAAAAGCAGGAGTAGAGATGGAAAGCTTCAAGAAGATACCTCAAAGCGGAAGGTGTGCTTACTAGTCTCTTTTTTGTATTGTTTTTTTGTGTGCTTATTGGCTGCTCGTGGGGCTCTAAATGTTATACTTGTCTTCAGCTATCCAGAAATTAACCGTGATCAGTCACCTGCACCTCAGAAGTTTGACCAACTTCCCGGTGAAGATCACATGAGTACGGATGCCAACAATGAAGAACTGGGTGAATTAAATCTTACACCTGCTCATACAGAAGACATCGTAGAGATCATAGGAAGTCAGAATTCACCTGATAATTTAAGTGACAAAAACGTTTCTAACAACAGCGAAGGTGTGGCAGGCAGCTCCAGTGATAGTGGAAGTGACAGTGAGAGCGACACTGATAGTAGTGACAGTGGTAGTGATAGTGGCAAAAGTAAAAGTCGAAGCCCAGTAGGAAGTCGGAGTGGTAGTAGTAGTGACAGTGATACCGATTCATCTTCCAGCAGCAAGCAGGCATCTGATGATGATTTAGATATTATGATATGTGATGATGAGAAAGAATCCGAACACAAAATGCTAGATCCTCACCCGGCTGCATCGAGAGATCCTTGTCAGTGGAATAACTTAGATAATGACCCTGTTGAGACCGGGGATTCAGATATTCAGGATCCCTTTGGTGAGATTGAGATTGACATCGAGAAAGACTCTCCTGACTACAACCATGGCCTCGAAATACCCCCAGCTGATAATTTATTTGCCAGTAAAGAAGGCGAAGAAGCTAGTGAAGATCTCAAACCTTCTTCACCCGATCACTATGAGCAACAAGAAAGACGAGTCTCTGAGAGAGAAGGATATGATGAATCAGGTGGCATGGTCAATGATGGCTTCAAACATGGTGAGTCTGGTGCTCAGGGAAGATCATCAAAGGGAAATTCTAAAAGACGCTCTGATGATAAGCATTTGGAAGAAAGGGCACGCAGCAAAAAGAAGTCAAAGAGTAAAAACTCAATCGAACCAGTTTCAGGGACTATAAACTCTCTTTTCGGTGAGAGCCCTTACAACTCGTCCCCTGACAGGGCTCTGCAAGGCACAGACACGCAGCCTGTTGACCTAATGGATGACAGAACCTACAGAAATGATACAAATTATGCTGATCCACAAACAGGTCCTAATCACCAAGCAATATCACACAGACCTGTTTCCGATCCTCAGCAGCCAGCTCAAAGATCTTCCGAAGCTCGTGGATGGACTGAGGCTCCTTCTGGAGGAAAAAGACCTGGTAAACAAAACCGTTTGGAACCCAATACCAGAAAATCTGAAATGACAGGGAAGACGAAGGAGACTGGCCCTACTTCCAACTCATACTGGGGTTATTCTCCCAAGAGTAACAATCTGGGTACTGCCGATAGATCTCCAATGATGAATGGCAGGAATGCTGTACTTCGAAGAGAGCCTTCAGACTTAGAGTTGGGTGAATTTCGAGAACCTTTCCATGAGGAAACACCTGCCTCTAAGAAGcaatttgaaaagaaaaattCTTTTAAACATTTGGAAAACAAACAAAAGGATGCTGAATACTGGAACTCAGATTTCAGCGGAGGAAAAACATCTAATAAGATCCCAGCAGATCTGGGAAAAATGTCCTCACCAAACAATGTTGACGACCGTACAAGAACTCATCTCAGAAGCACTCAACCTCTTGATCCACCTCATCCGCCACGAGTGGATCTCAACTCCCAGCAAAATATAGTACCAGAAGTGAGTGGTAAAACTAGATTTGTGGAAGCTGGAATGGGCAGGGCTGCTAGTGTTGAAGCCTATGGAGATACTTCCCGGAAAATTCCAGGTAATTCAGTAGAACAGCAGCATGATCCAATACGAGGAGTTGAACCCCGTGCCACAAAGCAAAGCAAGAAACAGAAGCCCAATAGGACAAGTGTCTCAAATGATAGACGGACAGTGATCGGGAGCAATGATAGCCATCTAAAAAAGAAACTGTCTTCTTCAGATGATACCAGTTGTTCATTCGCTAAATTTGAGAAGGATCGGCCTGAGCTGAAGGGTCCGATAAGAGATATTTCTCAGTAAGTATAAACAGTGATCTTATGGTTTTCTTGGAATAGATGATGATTTTTCATGGCATGAACTTATTTATGTGTTCCTTCATATTTCTGGCCCAGTTATGTGTGCAATTTGACTTTTCAGGTACAAAGAATATGTGAAGGAATATCAAGAAAAGTACGAGAGCTATTGCTCCTTGAACAAAATATTGGAGTCGTACAGGTATGTTGAGCCATACTAGTTCCGAGTCTTAGTTCTGGACTAATTGAGTCAGCTGACTTTCATATATCCTGTTCTCTAGGGATGAGTTTAGTAAACTTGGTAAGGATCTTGATGCTTACAAAGGTAGGGATATGAAGAAATACAATGACATCTTGGAGCGGATGAGGTCATCATTTCGTCAATGTGGGGAGGTACACTTCATTGCTTATTTTATGGTGTTTCCTTTAAGAATCTTATTTGGTCATTTTCCTAATCAGAAATATCATAATGAAGCATACTGCAATCTTTGCTTTATGCTTGTGGTTGATTATGctgttattatttttatataactgTCTTCCAAATTATAATTTGGTTACTGTAGCCATTTCATGTGAGTTTCGGTTCTTCTTAGACTAACACCTGATGTTTTGCAGAAACATAAACGCCTGAAGAATATATTCGTTGTTCTTTATGAGGAATTGAAGGTAGCTTACCTCTTCGTCTTTTTCTGATCAACTCTGGTGCTTGATTTTGTCACTTGTTCTAGATTAACACGACCCTCGTCTATGTTCATTGCAGCACTTGAAACAGATGATCAGAGACTATGCTACATCATATAAAAAGGACTGATTCTATTATACATCATCGCTCTCTAAGATACCCTAATTCTCTTTGGAAGTATAAACTACATCAGCAGATCTGCTCCTTGTCACCATCCTCCATTGTTAACGAGGTTTCCCACGCCCCAGCCTGTATTCGAAAGGTCAGTCGCGACAGCTCTTGCTGCAACCCCATGTAGTGTGGACGAGTGAAGTGGAAAATAGTTATGGGCCAGTTTTGTGGGATAAAACTTGTATATATATGACtgtataatactagtactattaattattttttagttcTTACTGATACAACTATTCTTATGATTTCTTGAGGGGGATGTTCTACCTGAACTACATGTAAATTTGTTTAGTTAGTATTATCGTAGTTGATGATGCTGGTAGAAACAGGAGCCAAATTTGGTTCCAAGTTTTGTTCTTTGTAAATTTAATCTGAAAAATATTATGCAGACAAAATATTTGATTATTTACATGATGTCATTCAATACACCTCATGATATGATGTTcacttagggtgtccactatggggtgcccgcggctatagccggtGGGTTGGGGCGGAGGGCGGGCGGGCTATAGTGGAGAGGTGCGGGCGGACACCGAAATGGGGGCGGTAGGGGGCGGACGGGCTTCAGCCGACTCTGGGGCGAGGACACGGCTATAGGCGCTGCGCCTATAGTGGCAGCACCGACCtccgcggctatagccgattttaatttttttttttaattttaattccaCTTCGTATAGTCGTgctcttctaattacgtatagcccggtaaatttgttcataattacttgaaacattataaaatgaaagttgattatagaatttgggggctattggaggtgtccactatagtggtggacacaaaattttggggctatggacaaaaactggggcggggctattgggcgtgtccgccttatagtggacactcttagttAGCCACATTTTCAATTTATCATGAGATAattggaaaagaaaaatgtcaaTGATATAATCAACTAAAGTTACGGGATTGGTAAAAAATTGTCCAAAATTTGATGTTTTTTCCGGCAATTTGTACTAGTATTTTGTTTAGCCTAGGCCCATATTCAAAATCTCCCAAGAGCCCAAAACAATTACTAAGCccattaaataaaatcaaaaataaaataatacacaAATCTTAAAtctaaattgaattaaatttgcAAATTCCGTCAGTATTCCACTCTCCCACTCACAGCGAGACCCGCCGCTTCCCTCCTCCGGCGACGCTAGCCGCCTTCCTCCAGCTTGTTCCGCCGTCCGGCATTTCCTGAGTTACTCCGCCGCAATCTCAATTCCAAGCTCGAGGTTAAAAGCTTTCCAAATTATATATCTCtgtgtattaaatttttttttgaggaCACACATTTGAGTTATCATTTGTGAAATCAAAGTACATATTTTTTCCAATTTCTACCTATTTTAACCCATGGGAGACTcatgaaatttttaattgaaatagTTTGCAGAATCATGGGAAGAAGAATTCTAAACGATGCGTTGAGAACCATTGTCAATGCTGAAGAGAGGGGATTTGCTTCCGCTGAGCTTAAGCCTATCTCTAATGTAGTTGCCTCTTTCCTCCAAATCATGAAATACAGAGGTATGAAAATGTATGCGAATCACATTAACAATTTTCTGATCGCGTGCGTATGCGATGCCCATTTCGAAAATTTGGCTTTTTAAGGTTTTGTGGAATACATTACCCAGTTTCTGTTGTTTACTTGAACATTTACATATTGTGTAATTGTGTGTAAATTGATGGTAAATAAAGAATTTAAAGCCGAATCGTGTGTATTGTAGATGCTACTTAACACGGGATGGTTCTTTGTTTTGGTTTGATGAATAGCTTTGAGAATGTGGGTATTTGTAAAGGTGGGATTTGTTCAATGTATTTACTAGTTTGGTTCCGTTTTCCTGGGTTTAGTTGTGTTTTAGAAATGTAACATAGTGTGAGTAAGCTTAGAATGATGGTGAAATGACAGGGTACATTAAGGATTTTGAAGTTCATGATCCACATAGGGTGGGGAAGATAACCGTGCAGCTGCAGGGGAGGGTGAACAATTGCCGGGCTCTTACTTATAGACAAGACATCAAGGCTCAGTACATTGAGAGCTACAAAACTTGAATGCTTCCTACGCACCAGGTTTGGTTGTTTCCTACACAAACTTTGATTTGAATCCTATTTCATCTGCTGTTGCATCTAGGCTTTGATGATTGAATGATGTGAATCTTGTTCAAAACCACAACATCTTTTGTCATTTGAGGACTTCTTGAATTAATTTGGCAATATGATCTAATTAAGGAATTAATTCTTGTACTTAGCTCATGTTTTTAATGAAGTAGGAGACCCGATAATTTGGTAAACTTCAGCGAGAGGCTTGTTTGGTTAGGGAACTGAATTCATAGTTTTGTTTTTGATGGATGATAATTAATAGACGCCACTTCTCAAGACATTGATCGACTACACATGTAGTTGGTTTTGACATCCAAAACAATTGTTTTGAAGAGTTCACCATCTGGTTTTATCTCTGTTCATGCTACTTGTGAGGGATAGTGTCACATTTTCTATGATATGTTTCCAACTTTGATGGATATGAAGCTACAAGTAAACGGCCTTATGGTGATGATTCATACCTTATTCCACATGCAGTGGGGCTATGTGGTGGTCACAACACCAAACGGAGTTCTAGATCACGAGGAGGCTATTCGGCAAAATGTTGGTGGCCAAGTTGTCGGATACTTTTACTGAGGGTGCTACAGCCATTCTCTTGTCTTGAACGGGTATACTTGGCTTCTAGGTAAGAAAGAACTTAAAGAACTATGTGAAGCTCTGTTTTTTGGGCGTCTCAGTCCCAATGTAgatgagtcatttccctttatGACAAAGATAACACATTTAATCGCTCTTAGTTtatttctcttctactttaCTCCCTCTttaattatctattttattctccttCTCACCCTGTTCTCTTTTTACTAATCTTTCTTGCAATTGGTTGAGACATAATTCAAGAAATATAATTCATGCAGTTGGACACAGTGAAACCATCCTATGTaatgtaacaaaaaaaaaattcttttaacATGGataattgttcaaatatttgtttctaaaaagagaaaataaaggcCAAAAAACGGAAGCAAAGGATCTTCAAACTTGAAAGAAGATTGAATGTAAAAAGAATCAAACTTGGAACCACTTTTAGCTCCTGTTATATCTGTACCAACATTCATCATCTATAACACTATAGAAATGTCAAACTTGATCACATTTGCTATATCTAATTCAGCTTCAAGAGACCACATGAATATATGTACCGAcaagaagaaaataatatatgtatTATACAGCAATGTATGAAAGTTTTAACCCACCTCTTCACTCATCCCACTCTCTGTCTCTTCGTAGATGAAGCTTCATTACCACCTCCAACCATATCGTTGCGTTCGTGGAGGTGCTGATCCGGAACAACAGAGGAGTTCTGACTTGATGATGAGTCAACATATGTGGAGGCAGGAGCAACAATGGGGTTCTGACTCGATGTGCCAACATCACTGTGTTGATCAAGTCGTTGATCATGAGCAACAAGAGCCTTCTGACTTGAAAAATCGGCAGGTCCTGAGAAGAGCCTGAGCTCAGTCAGATGCTTGTCATGGTTCGGTAAGGGCCTGCGACTGAGCTCAGCCAGATGCTCATCGTTTATCAGCAGCTGCTCGTAGTGCTTATCAAGCACTCCAGGTAGGAATGTAACTTCATGTTTCCTGTTAGAAAATACATTAAACCTGAATATATGCGCAGAATGAAATACGAGAAGGAAATATGTACTATATACGTACATGTAAAGATGGGCTTGACCGTTAGTGAAATCATTAGTAGGCTCCCAATTGCTATGCTTTCCTGGTTGAGGTGAGATTTCTCGGAAGAAGAGAGGAGTGCTAGCCAACTGCATATTAGTTCAACTACTCATATCCAATACATTACATATATCTAATAAAGATGAAATATGGGGAAAATGAAACCTCAATTCGAAGACATCCGGGTTGATTAGGGTTCATAACAGCCTCGATGGCAGTGATATCGGACCATGAAACTTCCATCTTGATCTTCAGTAGCCCATCAAGAAAATTCCACACCAGCTTCTTCTTGGCATAGTGGAATTTGGCAGTCAAGTCGCCTTGGTAGTTAGACACCCTCTGCCAAGAACAGATGGTTTTCTTTATTCCGGAAGCATAGATTGAAGTGAGATAAATGGATTTGTATATGTAATTGCAGTGTGTATATctgtgtatatatttatatatataccttCCAGTTTCCTACAAGAAAGCTGTTGATTGTGACATTGGAAGCCTTCGGTTTATCATTTGTTGGGAGGGGCCAGCGACTGTGCTCAGCTAGACGATCATTTGTTGGGAAAGGCCTGCGACTGAGCTCAGCCAGATTCTCATCATTTATCAGAAGCAACTCGTAGTGTTTATTAAGTTCTCCAGGTGGGAACGTAGCTTCATGTGTGCTGTTATATTTATCAAACCTTAATATATACATCTCTCATTCTGTGCAGGGTGAAATACGAGATTGAAATATGTGAGTATACATACCTGCAAAGTAGGGCTTGGCCACCAGTGAAATCATCTACCGGCTTCCATATAGTTGGCTTTCGCGGCTGAGGTGGGATTTCTCGGAAGAAGAGAGGAGGCTTAGCCAGCTGCATATTAGTTCAACTAGTCATATTCAATTCATTACAAAGctaataaagagagagagatgtggAAATTGAGACCTGAATTCGAAGAAATCCGGGTTGACCAGGGTTCGTAACAGCCTCAATAGCAATGATATCAGACCAAGAAACTTCTATTTTGCTCTTCAATAGCCCATAAAGAAACTCCCACACTAGCTTCTTCTTGGCATGGTAGAATTTGGCAGTCAGTGTGCTTCTGTAAATAGCCTCCCTCTGCCAACAACAGATGATTCTTTATATTCCAAAATCATAGAGTTAAGATATGTATTTATGTGTgtatacataaataaaatacctTCCAGTTTCCTACAGTAAAGGTAGTGATTTGAACATGGGAAGCCCTAATCTTATCATGGCTATGTCTCACATCCACTTTGTCTTGTGCTACTCTTGATGCAGATTCCAACTCATTGAGAAAGGACTCGGTTATTTCCAGGTTCAATCCGATAGGAGACGCCAATGGCATCGATTTTGTTTTCTACAAACATCTAAGTTAGTCAAGcgcacacacaacacacacagtACATAAACCGCAAACAATAGCAAAAACAACTGAAAATATATCGAACAATAATGTAGAGATGCATTATGGATATAAAGTAAagaatataatcatttaaaatcATTGTTTATCTATTTTTAGGTTATCAAACAAACAATTTGCAATTAGAATTATCAATACttccttttatcatttgaaattgaaatagaatTCCCAATTCCTATCACAATTTAAACTCACACTCATAGATATGGCTATGATAATCTGAT is a window of Salvia splendens isolate huo1 chromosome 3, SspV2, whole genome shotgun sequence DNA encoding:
- the LOC121795390 gene encoding uncharacterized protein LOC121795390, coding for MPLASPIGLNLEITESFLNELESASRVAQDKVDVRHSHDKIRASHVQITTFTVGNWKREAIYRSTLTAKFYHAKKKLVWEFLYGLLKSKIEVSWSDIIAIEAVTNPGQPGFLRIQLAKPPLFFREIPPQPRKPTIWKPVDDFTGGQALLCSTHEATFPPGELNKHYELLLINDENLAELSRRPFPTNDRLAEHSRWPLPTNDKPKASNVTINSFLVGNWKVYI
- the LOC121795386 gene encoding uncharacterized protein LOC121795386; translated protein: MEVSWSDITAIEAVMNPNQPGCLRIELASTPLFFREISPQPGKHSNWEPTNDFTNGQAHLYMKHEVTFLPGVLDKHYEQLLINDEHLAELSRRPLPNHDKHLTELRLFSGPADFSSQKALVAHDQRLDQHSDVGTSSQNPIVAPASTYVDSSSSQNSSVVPDQHLHERNDMVGGGNEASSTKRQRVG
- the LOC121794224 gene encoding uncharacterized protein LOC121794224; translated protein: MYGASGKMGRGGGGGKRNIHAPPTGRPTAAARLSMGGGPRGRGGPPASSPSTSSLQVEESFSLVREKPLNFGMAIKLTTDLVEEIKRVEAQGGAACIKFGANASGNVIQVGDKTIKFTWSREPGDLCDIYEERQSGDDGNGLLVESGGTWRKVNVERELDESTKNHVKRLSEEAERKMKARKAIVLDHQNSAMKNQMKAFAASESTPWKSFKNRKEPPFKKPKCESTPAAGPPKSVFKPISNLSKGRLSSSSPLSSQPKQLGPSMSPVGIGDPVKGQTGVSDFAATQNLDKALSSEKDTVNRRNNTISDRSKFNWNDEAKPTDLRNLITSLLLENQSSGMSLKALERAVENAIPNSAWKIEPILKQIASCQAPGRYFLKAGVEMESFKKIPQSGSYPEINRDQSPAPQKFDQLPGEDHMSTDANNEELGELNLTPAHTEDIVEIIGSQNSPDNLSDKNVSNNSEGVAGSSSDSGSDSESDTDSSDSGSDSGKSKSRSPVGSRSGSSSDSDTDSSSSSKQASDDDLDIMICDDEKESEHKMLDPHPAASRDPCQWNNLDNDPVETGDSDIQDPFGEIEIDIEKDSPDYNHGLEIPPADNLFASKEGEEASEDLKPSSPDHYEQQERRVSEREGYDESGGMVNDGFKHGESGAQGRSSKGNSKRRSDDKHLEERARSKKKSKSKNSIEPVSGTINSLFGESPYNSSPDRALQGTDTQPVDLMDDRTYRNDTNYADPQTGPNHQAISHRPVSDPQQPAQRSSEARGWTEAPSGGKRPGKQNRLEPNTRKSEMTGKTKETGPTSNSYWGYSPKSNNLGTADRSPMMNGRNAVLRREPSDLELGEFREPFHEETPASKKQFEKKNSFKHLENKQKDAEYWNSDFSGGKTSNKIPADLGKMSSPNNVDDRTRTHLRSTQPLDPPHPPRVDLNSQQNIVPEVSGKTRFVEAGMGRAASVEAYGDTSRKIPGNSVEQQHDPIRGVEPRATKQSKKQKPNRTSVSNDRRTVIGSNDSHLKKKLSSSDDTSCSFAKFEKDRPELKGPIRDISQYKEYVKEYQEKYESYCSLNKILESYRDEFSKLGKDLDAYKGRDMKKYNDILERMRSSFRQCGEKHKRLKNIFVVLYEELKHLKQMIRDYATSYKKD